ATCTACATCCCCTAAGATCAAGTGTTCCTCTCCATTGATATAAATTCGTCCAGATTTAAGTTCCTCAATTTTACTGATGGATAGATCCGTCAATTTTTGATATATATTATCCATCCCCTCCATCTTATAAAACAACCTAGAATATTGTCCAAATATGAAAACAGATCCCAATAATATAAAAAGGGTCAATAGTACTTCAACAAGAGTAAATCCTTTTTTCTTCACGCCTCATCACTTCCTAATAAATATCTGATACCCTTACACTTCCTACTCCAATCAATACTTCAATATCAATCCTTTCCCCTAGGTTGTTTGTTAAAATAAACCTTCCATATTTCGATTCTCCGTCTCTGTTATATGCAATTCTATTTTGAGATCCTCTGTCCACGGAGATCGTTTTATCAAATTTTTCGGAAAGTACAATGATTCCTCCAGTGATGTATTCTCGCACTCGATATCTTTCTTTAAAAACCTCTACACAATATTCTTTCGATTCATTCAGGCTTAATTGTTGGCTTAGTTTCAGTGCTTCTTTAATTTCAAGAGCCGCTGCTTTCAGCTTTGCTCTATGATATAATTTCATCGGATTCACAAAGGCAATAGAGCAAAGAATGGATATCAAGGCTACTACAATGACAATCTCAAACAAGGTAGTTCCCTTCCTATCTTTCACAACCAGAAATCCCTCCTCATTTGCAGTTCAGTAATTTTAGGTAAAAGAAAAGCAAATAAAACTATTGTCATCTCCCCAGAAGTATAGTTCCACTTGCTCTTCTAATTGCTATTTTAATACTGCCATTCATTCAGCTCGTGTAATAAAAATGTAAATTCTGCTCTCGTTATCCAATGGTTCATATTATTTCTACTCTCGGAATAAATCTTTTTTTCATACATCATTTTCTCTGCAATATAGTGCCAATTAAAATTGCTGCCGATTATCCGGCTCATTATAATTTCCACTTCCCTATAAGTAATTGGATTCTGTGGCTTAAAGGTTTCATCAGCGTAACCTTGCACTATATTGTGGTATGTAGCATAGGAAATCGCCTTTTCAGCATATCCAAATTCTGCATAATCTCTAAATTTAGTAACATTTGACGAGTCTTGTGGCGGATACCAATCGTATAACCTGCTAAGCATAGTAACAAATTCTCCCCTTGAAATATGGCGGTCCGGCTTAAATGTTCCATCTGGATAACCATAAATCACTTCTCTTTTGATATAGGTATTGATCTCATTCTTAGCCCAATGTCCTCTGATGTCATGAAAGGTTGGCAGCTGATGATCTACTCTAACAGCATAAATATTTCCTGTTGAACTGATGTTATTAATATTGATATCTGCTACTAAATAGTTTCCTTCCTGCACGGAAGGAATATAGATCCATTTATTATAGTGGTACTTGTATATACCGTATTGTTCACTATTTCCATAAGATTTAAATTTAACCGTAATTTTCTTATTTCTATCAAAAGAGTCTGATGGATTTATAATTTTTAATCCATATACGCCAGAAGCTTGCGTATATCTCCATGAATTCAGATTCAAATAGGATGCAGGTACATTGTCCACCGTTACAATAACATCATTGTAATAAGTGCCGGCCTCAATATCCACCAAAAATTTGTCATCACCGAATATTCCTATGTTTTTCTTACCATCCATCGAAATTTTTTCCGTGTGCGTTTTTACTTTGTTTGTGTCCTGTTGGAGTCTTTTATACGTTTCATTGTAAGATTTCATGAACTCATCCCAATAACCTAATATAAAGGAAGCCCTATAATTTTCAGATTGGAAGCCAAGCCCATATTCATTGGAAATTATGGTGTCTGATTTTTTATGGCTGCTCCAGGAATTGAGTTTTCCCATGGTAACATCCATAATCGCTTCATATTCACCCTTCATTCTACCAATTTCTCCACCATTTTCATAGCCTTGACCATCTGGTGTCTCTACAGTTAATTTATTCGCTTCCCTATAGGCATTGTTATAATAAGCTATGTATCCTCCATCGCTTATCCCGCCCGAGGTACTCTGCCCATACTCAAAGCCTGTTAAAAAAGCATCTCGATATTCACTATGCTCATTGGATAAATGAAACATGACAATAATTTCTTTATGAGAAGGCATGTTTCTCTGATAGTTGTTGCTTAGCCCTTGCAAATAATCTTTTTTACCGTTAAGCTCAGCCAAGCTTCGAGCATATTCATCTCCTGCTTTTAAGCCTTGCTCGTAGGAGTAATCCTTTTCACCTAACTTGGCAACCTGAAATGCAGCTTCAAAAGAAGATTGGTAAGCTTCTTTAAAAAATTCTATAAACTTATTCCGATACTCCAAGGTCTCCTTATTTAGCTCAAAAAGATCTCTAATTTCCCTATCACTGGGAATGTACCGCTCCCAGCTATTTCTACTGCCAGACCGATAAGCCTTATAGCCGTCAATTCTCCCCATGATTATACCAAAATCATTTGCACCGTAAATCGAATTTGCTTCATCTTCCCTAACAGCATCATAGCCTCTCCTATATCCTGCTTCAAAGGCTTCTGTAAAACCATCCATAAAACCTCTAATATACCGGTCACTTCTATTTAAAAGGATAAAATCCTTCTCCCAAGCCTTTTTTCTTTTTGAAAGCTCCTCATATTTCGTATTTGATTTATTTTGAGCATCTAATTTCCCTACACTTTCACCTTCTATCAGCCCTCTGCTGGTTCCATACTGTTCTCCAGTTGCATAATCGTCGCTGCTATCGGCGCCGTATGCCAAAGTGCCAGTTAATAAAATGGTGATCAATACCATTATAGATATGATCCTATGCTTTATCATCTTTACACCTCCTTATCTCTTTTTCAGTACAAGAATTCTTCCGATCGATATTATTTCTCCTTCATTTAAATCGTTTAGCTTCAATATTTCATTTTTATACCGATTGCTTTGATAATATTTCACACTAATTTTTTCAATCGTATCCCCTTGTTCTACTACGTGGAACATATACTGTTCACCACTGATATCGTTCCCCTTTTCATCTATGTTTCGAGTATATACCGCTTCCAGCTGGTCCATTATCAATACACCATAATCTTCTCTTCCACTAGGTATTTCTACGTATAGCTTTTCTAAAGTAAGGGGATAGATTTTCAGATCTTCATGAGGAGGAGCCTCTAAATACCGCCATCCTGTCCAGCCGATGCCCTCTGTAAAAGGAATATAAATTTCCTCACCCATTTGCCCCCTAAAAAGCATACCAATAGTAGCAGGAGAATAATCGTAGGCATAAACCCAAATTCCTAAGGTATTTGGCGGATATTTTAAAATTACATTATTTTTAGAAACATCTACATAGACTCTATTTTCCTCTTCAACAGCAAGAATATTGTATTCCAATCTCAGCGCGTATTTTTTTGATTTGGCTTTCTTAGAGATTGAAACATTTCCTTGCACTAGTTTTTGGGAAGGGATAAGATAAATGTTTTTCGTCTCAAAATCAAGTAAGGTTTCCTCTATATAAGGTTTAACCGTGGATTTTGTATAATCTTGACCATCTCTATTTTCATTTTCAACTTTATTCTCAAAGAAAGGTATCATAGAAATATCTTCGTTGTCCTCATTTAAATTCTTTCTTTCAACATCATCTGTAAATAAAGGCTTAGAAATATTACCATCGATGCCATCTAGGCTATATACCTTGATCGCCATATTTCCATTTAGACTTCCATCAGAATCCATATCGATGGATACGCTTTCTAAGGACAATTTTTGGGGGCTATTTTTCAATGCACGTATAATTTCTATAATTCCAGTATACTCTCCCTTATATGGTAAAGATATATCCATGTTCTTAATTTGAAAGTCTTCCATTTCTTCATATACTGGTCTACTAAAACTCAAATCCTCCGTAAAAACTTCTTGATTCGGGATAATATCATTTAATAAATAAATAATTTCAGATTGATTCAGTGTAGAAAAATATTTCGTATATAGCGTTTCCTTTTCTTTATTTAACCGGTTCCATTCTTCTTGAATACTTTCTTCTCTTCGAATGAAATCATTATTTTCCTCTATTTTGCTTTCATAGTCTAATCGTTGAGCCTTTAAAGTCTCTATGGTCTTGGTCTGTGGCGTGATGATATATCGATATCCTCCTAAAAGAATTAAAAGAATACCTAAAATCCCTAGAAGAAATTTTTCGTTTCTCGTTAATTCTCTGGTTTTAATCTTATTTTTCAATAGTTTTTCCATCATCACTCACACCCTTCATTGTGACATTTAAAGTAAAATCGTAGTAGCCTTCCTTTATGGATATGTGAGAAATAAAGCTATCTTCATAATTGTCGACCGCCATTAATCCACTCTGGAATTTGGCAATAGACAGCTTGTCTTTTGCTAAGCCAGTTATGTTAACCTCTGAGCTATTGATACTTAAAGATGTAAGGTATAAATTTTCTGGAATACTATGATAAATTTTATTGAGGATGTCTTCATCGGATATATCCCTTTTTTCTATAGTTTCATCCAAGGTAGCAGCTTTACCCATAATTTTTTTCAAATTACTAACTTCATTCTCTTTACTTTTGATTTCTTCTATCCGTTTTAATATATTCATATCTTCAGCTGTTTTCTTTAGGTTTTCAACTGCTTTAATCTCCTTCATAATCATTACTTGGTTATATATACCATAGCAAATTAAAAAGAAGCATATGGAAATTGATATGGCAATGTATATTATTTTTTTATCAATTTTTAATTCGTTTTTTTCTATATAATGTTGAAAAAAGTTTAAGTCCCCCATAATTACACCTCATCAAAACGTATTAATCCGCCAATGGCATTGGAAAATCTACCTAAATTTCCGTTCCACTTAATCTTATCTAAGGAAGATAGGTTTGTAGTGAGTATATTGAAATAATCTGAAAACAAAGAGCTGATGCCATTTAAATTCGCTAACCCACCTTGTAGCAATATTAAATCGATAGCATTCCCTGTTTCACGGGTTGTATAGTATCGAAATACCATACTACATTTCTCCATCAAATTCATTAATGTTGTCCGGACAATATTTAGAAGTCTATAGTAATCTGTAAACTCCTCTATGTTTGCAGAGATATCCTCTATTTGTCTGATTTGTTTTTCAATGTCTTCTTTGGAGTAATCAAAAACTGCAGATATATTTTCTAATATGGTCTCTACGCCTACATCTATAATTCTAGTAACTTTAATCTTATCCTCTTTCATGATTGTAAGCTTTGTACTGTTGTAGCCGATATCCATCGATGCTATGGTTTTACCCTTGGTTTCATAGGTGTCATTGATCTTGGTATTCATCTTTACTAGCTTACAGATGGCATTGCTTTGGAAATCTAAAACTAAGGGGCTCAGCCCAAGATCTTTGATTAATTCTAAATGAGCAACAACGATCTTTTTTGGCACAGCAATCAAAAGAATTTCCATTTTTTCTATGCCATCGTCCACTCGATTCCCTATGAGAAGGTGGTTCATTTCATATTCCTCTGGGTCAATCGGAAGAAAGTCCTCTATCTGGAAGCTGATAATGGCAGCAATTTCGTTTTCATTAACCTTTGGAATGATGATTTCTCTTGTGATAATCTGTGAGCTGTTTATAATCACATGGGTACTGTCTGTAGAAAATCGGTTTTCTTTTAAAGCCTTATTCATTAAAGTCGTTACCATGCTCTTTTCAAATAATACACCATCCCTATAAAAATGCGGTTCTAGAGGGAGGGTAATCGCATTCAATACTTGAATATTATTTTTGCTGTACTTTCCTTCTATAATCTTTATATCCTTGGATCCGAAATCTATAGACAGGATCTTTCTTGGTATTGAAATTAATTTCATAAAATTGTCCCCTTCATCTTTAAAAATAGTTTCCTTACAGATCGTTTTCTTATTTCCTCCCTCTTCAGTTCTTTCATTATATGTTTTTAGAGATATCGTTCCTTGGTTTGAAGTAGCATCTCTCTTTATGAGATTGGAATACAAATTGATAAGGCTTTCCGAATGTACTGCTATTTTTATTTCAGATAAGCCACTACGATCTTCCTGCATTTCATGAGCAAGCGCTTTCCCTACAGTTTCCCTACCTGTTCTACATTTTCTTTTGCGAGGACTACAATATGATTCTCTTCTTTTTTACGAGTACCTCTTTTACAGTGCCCTAATAAAAATTGTTGAGATACCACTGTACAAGCTGGTTTCCCCAGAATACTACCATAAAAAAACTAAATATGATAAACGGTCCGAAAGGAATAGGATCCTTTCTTCCCTTTATTTTCGTAATCAATAAAAAAACAGAAATAATTGCACCGACTACGAAGGACAGAAATATTGTTAGAAATATGTCTTTAATCCCAAGAATAAATCCCAAAGAAGATATCAGCGTTACATCGCCTTCTCCCATACCACCCTTCGATAGGAAAATAATAAGCACAAAGAATAGTCCACTGAGTATCAGCCCACCTATACTTTGAACAATGTTGAAAGGCTCCATCCACAGCACATAGGCAGCAATTTTATAAAGGATACTTAAAATAAAAATACATAGAATTAGAACATCTGGTATAATCATATGCTTTAAATCAATCAATGCAACTACCATGAGAATAGAAAATAAAATACAGTAAAAGAAAAATTCTAAGGTAAAGTCAAATTTTATATAGATCAAAAGGTAAAGAACTCCATTGAATAGCTCTATAATTGGATATTGCGAGGAAAATTTCTCCCCGCAATATCTACATTTTCCTTTTTGAACCATATAACTAAGTACCGGTACTAAATCGTACCATTTTAAATTCGTACCACAACTAAAACAATGGGAAGAGGGAAAAACAATACTTTCCTCCCGTGGTATTCTGTAGATACATACGTTTAAAAAAGAACCGATTAAAAGTCCATAAAGGAAAATAACTGTTTTCATTGGATTGACTCCTTTGTATTAAATAAAACTTAAAAGTTCATATATAGTTTTAAGGTGTAACTGGTTTAACTTCTCCATTCTCTATTTTCATTTCACCAGGCTCTACTTTAATATCTCCATTTGTTATAGTTACTGTAAACTCGGTATTCGGTGCATCCTCACCAGCTGCATCGAAACTTGCTTTGGGCATCTCTCCATCAAACCTCTTTGCAAATTCAGTCATATCAATCGAAGTTGCACTTGGATTATCTGCTAAATACATCACTGCCACAGACTTAATAATTCGTACATTGGCATTATGTGCTGCTACGGCTGCAGTCTTTCTTGATGAACTAAATTTCGGTATGGCAATGGTTGCTAAGATACCTAGAATTGCAATTACCACCACAAGCTCTACCAAGGTAAATCCTTTTCTTTTCTTTTTTTTCTT
Above is a genomic segment from Alkaliphilus oremlandii OhILAs containing:
- a CDS encoding prepilin peptidase, which produces MKTVIFLYGLLIGSFLNVCIYRIPREESIVFPSSHCFSCGTNLKWYDLVPVLSYMVQKGKCRYCGEKFSSQYPIIELFNGVLYLLIYIKFDFTLEFFFYCILFSILMVVALIDLKHMIIPDVLILCIFILSILYKIAAYVLWMEPFNIVQSIGGLILSGLFFVLIIFLSKGGMGEGDVTLISSLGFILGIKDIFLTIFLSFVVGAIISVFLLITKIKGRKDPIPFGPFIIFSFFMVVFWGNQLVQWYLNNFY
- a CDS encoding prepilin-type N-terminal cleavage/methylation domain-containing protein — its product is MKKKGFTLVEVLLTLFILLGSVFIFGQYSRLFYKMEGMDNIYQKLTDLSISKIEELKSGRIYINGEEHLILGDVDEIIIFEEEDCKIEVHMKDVPHLSDLKYVNIQVSSKKSQYRYHLIRFVHFKRNELPRSYDEISVET
- a CDS encoding S-layer homology domain-containing protein; translation: MIKHRIISIMVLITILLTGTLAYGADSSDDYATGEQYGTSRGLIEGESVGKLDAQNKSNTKYEELSKRKKAWEKDFILLNRSDRYIRGFMDGFTEAFEAGYRRGYDAVREDEANSIYGANDFGIIMGRIDGYKAYRSGSRNSWERYIPSDREIRDLFELNKETLEYRNKFIEFFKEAYQSSFEAAFQVAKLGEKDYSYEQGLKAGDEYARSLAELNGKKDYLQGLSNNYQRNMPSHKEIIVMFHLSNEHSEYRDAFLTGFEYGQSTSGGISDGGYIAYYNNAYREANKLTVETPDGQGYENGGEIGRMKGEYEAIMDVTMGKLNSWSSHKKSDTIISNEYGLGFQSENYRASFILGYWDEFMKSYNETYKRLQQDTNKVKTHTEKISMDGKKNIGIFGDDKFLVDIEAGTYYNDVIVTVDNVPASYLNLNSWRYTQASGVYGLKIINPSDSFDRNKKITVKFKSYGNSEQYGIYKYHYNKWIYIPSVQEGNYLVADININNISSTGNIYAVRVDHQLPTFHDIRGHWAKNEINTYIKREVIYGYPDGTFKPDRHISRGEFVTMLSRLYDWYPPQDSSNVTKFRDYAEFGYAEKAISYATYHNIVQGYADETFKPQNPITYREVEIIMSRIIGSNFNWHYIAEKMMYEKKIYSESRNNMNHWITRAEFTFLLHELNEWQY
- a CDS encoding LysM peptidoglycan-binding domain-containing protein, with the translated sequence MMEKLLKNKIKTRELTRNEKFLLGILGILLILLGGYRYIITPQTKTIETLKAQRLDYESKIEENNDFIRREESIQEEWNRLNKEKETLYTKYFSTLNQSEIIYLLNDIIPNQEVFTEDLSFSRPVYEEMEDFQIKNMDISLPYKGEYTGIIEIIRALKNSPQKLSLESVSIDMDSDGSLNGNMAIKVYSLDGIDGNISKPLFTDDVERKNLNEDNEDISMIPFFENKVENENRDGQDYTKSTVKPYIEETLLDFETKNIYLIPSQKLVQGNVSISKKAKSKKYALRLEYNILAVEEENRVYVDVSKNNVILKYPPNTLGIWVYAYDYSPATIGMLFRGQMGEEIYIPFTEGIGWTGWRYLEAPPHEDLKIYPLTLEKLYVEIPSGREDYGVLIMDQLEAVYTRNIDEKGNDISGEQYMFHVVEQGDTIEKISVKYYQSNRYKNEILKLNDLNEGEIISIGRILVLKKR
- a CDS encoding type II secretion system protein, with amino-acid sequence MFDVMKKKKKRKGFTLVELVVVIAILGILATIAIPKFSSSRKTAAVAAHNANVRIIKSVAVMYLADNPSATSIDMTEFAKRFDGEMPKASFDAAGEDAPNTEFTVTITNGDIKVEPGEMKIENGEVKPVTP
- the pilM gene encoding pilus assembly protein PilM, producing the protein MQEDRSGLSEIKIAVHSESLINLYSNLIKRDATSNQGTISLKTYNERTEEGGNKKTICKETIFKDEGDNFMKLISIPRKILSIDFGSKDIKIIEGKYSKNNIQVLNAITLPLEPHFYRDGVLFEKSMVTTLMNKALKENRFSTDSTHVIINSSQIITREIIIPKVNENEIAAIISFQIEDFLPIDPEEYEMNHLLIGNRVDDGIEKMEILLIAVPKKIVVAHLELIKDLGLSPLVLDFQSNAICKLVKMNTKINDTYETKGKTIASMDIGYNSTKLTIMKEDKIKVTRIIDVGVETILENISAVFDYSKEDIEKQIRQIEDISANIEEFTDYYRLLNIVRTTLMNLMEKCSMVFRYYTTRETGNAIDLILLQGGLANLNGISSLFSDYFNILTTNLSSLDKIKWNGNLGRFSNAIGGLIRFDEV
- a CDS encoding PilN domain-containing protein translates to MGDLNFFQHYIEKNELKIDKKIIYIAISISICFFLICYGIYNQVMIMKEIKAVENLKKTAEDMNILKRIEEIKSKENEVSNLKKIMGKAATLDETIEKRDISDEDILNKIYHSIPENLYLTSLSINSSEVNITGLAKDKLSIAKFQSGLMAVDNYEDSFISHISIKEGYYDFTLNVTMKGVSDDGKTIEK